From a single Heterodontus francisci isolate sHetFra1 unplaced genomic scaffold, sHetFra1.hap1 HAP1_SCAFFOLD_86, whole genome shotgun sequence genomic region:
- the LOC137362020 gene encoding histone H2B 7-like: MKQVHPETGISSKAMSIMNSFVNDVFERIAGDASRLAPYNNHQLREIQTAVRLLLPRELAKHAVSEGTKYVSSK, translated from the coding sequence atgaagcaggttcaccccgagaccggcatctcctccaaggccatgagcatcatgaactcgtttgtgaacgatgtttTCGAGCGTATCGCGGGTGATGCTTCCCGCCTGGCCCCTTACAACAACCATCAgctccgggagatccagaccgccgtgcgcctgctgctgcccagggagctggccaagcacgccgtgtcggaagggaccaaGTACGTCAGCTCCAAgtga